The following coding sequences lie in one Drosophila sulfurigaster albostrigata strain 15112-1811.04 chromosome 2R, ASM2355843v2, whole genome shotgun sequence genomic window:
- the LOC133839359 gene encoding DNA-directed RNA polymerases I, II, and III subunit RPABC2, with protein MDDGDYDNDDVGADDFDDADDDVDDDIAQEEEVDNIEIITPGTAGGGGVPKSKRITTKYMTKYERARVLGTRALQIAMCAPIMVELDGETDPLQIAMKELKQKKIPIIIRRYLPDHSYEDWSIDELIMVDN; from the exons ATGGATGATGGAGATTATGATAACGACGA TGTTGGCGCCGACGATTTcgatgatgctgatgacgacgtcgacgatgaCATCGCCCAGGAGGAGGAAGTGGACAACATTGAAATCATAACACCCGGCACCGCTGGTGGCGGCGGCGTGCCCAAATCCAAGCGCATCACTACCAAGTACATGACGAAATATGAGCGTGCGCGCGTCTTGGGAACAAGAGCGCTACAAATTGCCATGTGTGCGCCAATTATGGTTGAATTGGATGGTGAAACGGATCCTCTACAGATTGCAATGAAGGAATTGAAGCAGAAGAAGATACCTATTATTATACGACGCTATCTGCCCGATCATTCATACGAAGACTGGAGCATAGACGAGCTGATCATGGTGGATAATTAA
- the LOC133839349 gene encoding protein downstream neighbor of son homolog has translation MSGETSLSAKWTRPDDFIKLQRLKQKKKQLAARVSSNNNNNKLIELDENDKCKLLEAKIAQKRKNPFAKSIDGAKKQKIDDPTTATTGSASLTPPQDCFVRETPTRPQPAKLVLQKFDAQAFAKLLHQQHAAQAEEEDDAALAARQKHTTHLPMDWCLKTRIRFFCPSELPATQLKTSQLASGLTSFVRCFDTNHSDSTLDISDATRFNQCTYYWQHPHLPWLTLFPRSAKENNGITIGDRERKALAEEWDYSFRGLFQLLRARQCPYFYLCANSFTVLFRAAGCGGRAEMHALVTPSTRGMRNALRQEGIEYTMPLKKDVNGGNSSLNGSLTEEPSNETKPKTEADATGAGKEQDEEDDDDEWLESLGVDERELRRIQTTHARKLQAAEMSEDFSDNSLLLIEGVECQGLFSYLLNAKSTITSVGRLAGVPPTLLSSVAFPKATMQHLVPRSKKVRLDGVDYHSIDIKGLLLPTFLPSVAALLCETRQMFSATLASSLNTLSFSKATQKLLESAPEEAQVAGEQVFGEQNLSECGLLPSVVGSICRTGEHAVGLLERVCYQRGEGYAWS, from the exons ATGTCCGGCGAGACGAGTTTAAGTGCCAAATGGACGCGACCCGATGAT TTTATAAAGCTACAGCGGCttaaacaaaagaagaaacaatTGGCAGCACGTGtaagcagcaataacaacaacaataaactaaTCGAGTTAGATGAGAATGATAAGTGCAAGCTGCTGGAAGCAAAAATAGCGCAGAAGCGCAAGAATCCATTTGCCAA GTCCATAGATGGCGCCAAGAAGCAAAAGATCGACGAtcccacaacagcaacaactggcaGCGCATCTTTAACGCCGCCCCAGGATTGCTTTGTGCGTGAGACGCCAACACGTCCACAACCCGCCAAATTGGTGCTACAGAAGTTCGATGCACAAGCGTTTGCGAAGCTGTTGCATCAACAGCATGCCGCACAAGCTGAGGAAGAGGATGACGCTGCGTTGGCCGCACGACAGAAGCATACGACGCATCTTCCTATGGACTGGTGCCTGAAGACACGAATACGTTTCTTCTGTCCCAGCGAACTGCCTGCCACGCAACTGAAGACCTCACAATTAGCTAGCGGTCTCACAAGCTTTGTGCGCTGCTTCGACACAAATCATAGCGACAGTACTTTGGACATCTCAGATGCCACACGCTTCAATCAGTGTACCTACTATTGGCAACATCCGCATCTGCCTTGGCTCACCCTGTTTCCGCGCAGCGCCAAGGAGAACAATGGCATCACCATTGGTGACAGGGAACGCAAAGCGCTTGCAGAGGAATGGGATTATAGTTTTCGTGGTCTCTTCCAGCTGTTGCGTGCCCGGCAGTGTCCCTACTTTTATTTGTGTGCCAACTCGTTTACGGTGCTATTTCGTGCGGCTGGTTGTGGAGGACGTGCTGAGATGCATGCGCTAGTGACGCCATCCACGCGAGGAATGCGGAACGCACTGCGACAAGAGGGCATCGAGTATACCATGCCGCTGAAGAAGGATGTCAACGGTGGCAACAGCAGTTTAAATGGCAGTTTAACAGAGGAACCATCAAATGAAACAAAGCCCAAAACTGAAGCAGATGCAACAGGTGCTGGCAAGGAGCAGGATGAGGaagacgacgatgatgagTGGCTGGAGAGTTTAGGCGTGGATGAGCGCGAGCTGCGGCGGATTCAAACAACGCATGCACGCAAACTGCAGGCGGCGGAGATGAGTGAGGATTTCAGCGACAATTCACTGCTGCTCATAGAAGGCGTCGAGTGTCAGGGACTCTTCAGTTATCTGCTCAATGCCAAGAGTACGATCACCAGCGTTGGTCGCTTGGCGGGGGTGCCGCCAACGTTGCTCTCTTCAGTCGCCTTTCCCAAGGCCACCATGCAGCACTTGGTGCCACGCTCGAAGAAAGTGCGTTTGGATGGTGTCGATTATCACAGCATCGACATCAAGGGACTGCTGCTGCCCACATTCCTGCCCAGCGTTGCCGCGCTGCTCTGCGAGACGCGACAAATGTTCAGCGCCACTTTGGCCAGCAGCTTGAATACCTTGTCCTTCAGCAAGGCCACGCAGAAGCTACTGGAATCAGCGCCCGAGGAAGCGCAAGTTGCTGGCGAGCAGGTGTTTGGCGAACAAAATTTGTCGGAATGCGGTCTACTGCCCTCTGTAGTCGGCTCCATCTGCAGGACAGGCGAGCATGCCGTGGGATTGCTAGAGCGCGTTTGCTATCAGCGTGGAGAAGGCTACGCTTGGAGTTGA
- the LOC133839351 gene encoding zinc finger protein 132 translates to MDIGSLSEVCRVCANKIKDKKRQRHIFNYLRGKLLQNLKLITGVKLLPNESLPNFICERCNSELELAIKFRERCIFSQNYLEDLLKKQYEELSAKNELSEELIDEAELEYQEEPVAFEDDKVWEEENYTEMSDDDNVKHISEEAEEIQEVFEIAELEQEEQEQPKNNKRHMVLLQENRPTKRLRNFFICEECGGFFNKEKDYNNHMKGHTEHKESPQFFPCCQCTAHFSTKTMLKQHRRDVHNGNRLFKCGICGEGFLEHTAKQRHEIAHSNERPYPCLECEETFTSVAELRLHSATHSLHTTKAIKDEGETFPCVQCEENFDSDAELQEHFEIHCQRFFRCEPCNEEFASYNELNKHSSTYAHQCTVRDEMEMLYAEDECEEEQYLE, encoded by the exons atggaTATAGGCAGCTTGAGTGAAGTTTGCCGCgtttgtgcaaataaaataaaggaTAAGAAACGACAGCGCCACATATTTAACTATCTGCGCGGCAAACTTCTGCAAAATCTCAAACTTATAACTGGAGTCAAG ctgttGCCAAATGAAAGTTTACCCAACTTTATATGCGAGCGTTGCAACTCTGAATTAGAGTTGGCAATCAAGTTTCGAGAGCGCTGCATCTTCTCACAGAATTATTTGGAGGACCTACTGAAGAAACAATACGAAGAGTTGTCGGCAAAAAATGAACTCTCTGAGGAGTTGATCGACGAAGCTGAACTGGAATACCAAGAAGAGCCTGTGGCCTTTGAGGATGATAAGGTTTGGGAGGAGGAAAACTACACAGAAATGTCCGATGATGATAATGTGAAACATATAAgtgaagaagcagaagaaatACAGGaagtatttgaaattgcaGAATTAGAGCAAGAGGAACAGGAACAGCCAAAGAATAACAAAAGGCATATGGTGTTGTTGCAAGAAAATCGCCCAACTAAGCGACTGCGAAACTTCTTTATATGCGAGGAATGTGGCGGATTcttcaataaagaaaaagacTACAATAATCACATGAAAGGGCACACGGAGCACAAGGAGTCGCCACAGTTCTTTCCATGTTGCCAGTGCACGGCACACTTCTCAACAAAGACAATGCTAAAACAGCATCGACGTGACGTGCACAATGGAAATCGTCTTTTCAAATGCGGCATTTGTGGCGAAGGATTTCTGGAGCACACTGCCAAGCAGCGGCATGAGAT CGCGCACAGCAATGAGCGACCATATCCTTGCTTAGAATGTGAAGAGACTTTTACTAGCGTTGCCGAGCTGCGCTTACATTCCGCCACTCATTCCCTGCACACAACAAA AGCCATAAAAGACGAAGGCGAAACATTTCCATGTGTGCAGTGCGAGGAGAATTTCGACAGTGACGCAGAACTTCAAgaacattttgaaatacacTGCCAGCGATTCTTTAG GTGTGAACCCTGCAATGAGGAATTTGCAAGCTACAATGAACTGAATAAACATTCAAGTACTTACGCACACCAATGCACAGTTAGAGACGAGATGGAGATGCTGTATGCTGAGGACGAGTGTGAGGAAGAACAGtatttagaataa